The Tripterygium wilfordii isolate XIE 37 chromosome 5, ASM1340144v1, whole genome shotgun sequence genome window below encodes:
- the LOC119998188 gene encoding uncharacterized protein LOC119998188: MGKFEEQQSLPYTEGIDVSVEQNAEARFGYCRYCGVHKLIGLRCLLVLLVSMAVFLSALFWLPPFLHSTDQRDLDLDVKYRDHDIVASFNVGKSVQLLEDNFLQLQDDIFDEIGVPTTKVVVLSLEPSAGSSITKVVFGVDSEIKDLRISSTAESLIRASFLALVVNQSSLHLTTSLFGKPFLFEVLKFPGGITVIPPQKAFLLQKVQILFNFTLNFSIYQIQVNFDELTSQLKSGLHLAPYENLYVSLSNSRGSTVAPPTTVQSSVLLAVGNTPSMPRLKQLARTITNSHSRNLGLNNTVFGRVKQVRLSSILQHSLHGGDGSGTGTSVSPSPAPLPYPQPQSHPHHHNHHHHHHHHHPHDVQLAPAIAPAPATEKTTPPRKVAPAPEKISPAPLISNEAKPPGCRNGIQKRVPGKTKKQSHLTPAAAPYISPHYSSPAPEPRVNSLPPAPVSSSIPPSSPLPNVVYAHVQPPSSRNPYEGYPGRRPSLPPSPLPSSSSADFHTIRWAFSLFLALVLHL, translated from the exons ATGGGGAAGTTCGAGGAACAGCAGTCGTTGCCGTATACCGAGGGGATTGATGTTTCTGTGGAGCAGAATGCGGAGGCGAGATTTGGGTATTGTCGGTATTGTGGGGTCCATAAGCTCATTGGACTGAGATGCTTGTTAGTGTTGCTGGTATCTATGGCGGTGTTTCTCTCTGCTTTGTTTTGGTTGCCACCGTTTTTACATTCTACAGATCAGCGGGATCTGGATCTTGATGTGAAGTACAGAG ATCATGATATAGTAGCAAGTTTCAACGTTGGGAAGTCGGTTCAGCTTCTTGAAGACAATTTCTTGCAGCTTCAGGATGACATTTTTGATGAGATAGGTGTTCCTACTACCAAA GTTGTTGTGTTATCCTTAGAACCTTCAGCTGGATCAAGCATAACAAAGGTCGTGTTTGGGGTTGATTCTGAAATTAAAGATTTGAGAATATCATCCACTGCTGAAAGTTTGATCAGGGCATCTTTTCTAGCTTTGGTTGTGAACCAATCATCTCTGCACTTGACAACGTCCCTGTTTGGGAAGCCATTCTTGTTTGAGGTGTTAAAATTTCCTGGAGGAATTACTGTGATCCCTCCACAGAAAGCATTTCTTTTGCAGAAAGTGCAAATCCTATTCAACTTCACCTTGAACTTTTCTATATATCAAATACAAGTGAATTTCGATGAGCTGACAAGTCAGCTGAAGTCTGGACTGCACCTAGCACCCTACGAG AATTTGTATGTGAGCTTATCAAATTCTAGAGGTTCAACAGTGGCTCCTCCCACTACAGTTCAGTCATCTGTTTTACTAGCAGTTGGAAATACTCCCTCAATGCCAAGGTTAAAGCAGCTTGCACGGACCATCACAAATTCTCATTCAAGAAACCTTGGCCTTAATAACACAGTATTCGGCAGGGTAAAACAAGTTCGACTTTCATCTATCCTGCAACACTCTCTTCATGGTGGAGATGGTAGTGGTACTGGTACATCAGTGTCACCTTCGCCTGCACCTCTTCCTTATCCCCAACCCCAATCCCATCCTCACCATCacaaccatcaccaccaccaccaccaccatcaccccCATGATGTCCAACTGGCTCCAGCAATTGCACCTGCTCCTGCAACTGAGAAAACCACACCTCCTCGGAAAGTTGCACCTGCTCCAGAGAAAATATCACCTGCTCCACTGATAAGTAATGAGGCAAAGCCTCCTGGTTGCCGAAATGGGATCCAAAAGAGGGTTCCCGGGAAAACCAAAAAGCAGTCTCATTTAACCCCTGCCGCTGCACCATATATTTCTCCTCACTACTCCTCTCCAGCACCAGAACCGCGTGTCAATTCTCTCCCACCTGCACCTGTTTCCAGTTCAATTCCTCCATCCAGTCCTTTGCCAAATGTTGTTTATGCTCATGTTCAGCCACCGTCAAGTCGTAATCCTTATGAAGGCTATCCTGGCAGAAGGCCATCACTTCCGCCCTCACCATTGCCATCTTCAT CTTCTGCAGATTTTCATACCATCCGATGGGCATTTTCACTCTTCCTAGCTCTTGTATTACATCTGTAA